Proteins encoded by one window of Thunnus thynnus chromosome 3, fThuThy2.1, whole genome shotgun sequence:
- the odad3 gene encoding coiled-coil domain-containing protein 151 has translation MPFSTDTIKPPLHDQITEMQRKIQLLEGDRTAYYESSQSTIKKNRESIRQLRQENKRLYRKVAEANAGDEHIIKVAFHNRGLEKDAYRNMSGKAAITTLDQRVLSKMKRLNALKHTTQNYQHRLDELRMEYQRRKPEGSSGAQSADARARKREEDAMKLRALENNLEKTQFKCKEAENIMTNYLKLKSHLQEESLTFQGQLDSLEAEILKHREEHHNLQVMNSEAQLSKEAAKAELQQQEELLYKERKDRERIIASYRKKVEERKAQAEKVDRRAQRSTMQPDELSSEAQRSTTRMAGEEEKTISTFEEAFQRIKEATGVTNIQEIVERFISQKETHQHLERLKEENEKIMLQLKEQKELLYQQFQDMKYSGEAKLSSDQQMLEDCEQQLQAEQQRCDAAKERLDWLVKTLSTVRAGEEHLADKLQHITLSEHTVAEVSPDSDEFVVELMTQCELKLQLLQEELQGKDHAAIMKEMEEEEFFVRIEGKLPAYNTRVKLPEDQRLDLFDNEDESEEDEADIISREALKRQSQLIIDSKSKKKPWKKKKGKF, from the exons ATGCCGTTCAGTACCGACACAATTAAACCTCCGCTGCATGACCAAATCACAGAAATGCAGCGGAAAATTCAACTATTGG AGGGCGACAGAACTGCATACTATGAGAGCTCTCAGTCCACCATCAAGAAGAACAGAGAGTCCATCAGACAGCTGAGGCAGGAGAACAAGAGGCTGTACAGGAAAGTGGCAGAGGCTAATGCT GGTGATGAACATATCATCAAAGTGGCCTTTCACAACAGAGGCTTGGAGAAGGATGCCTACCGCAATATGTCAGGGAAG GCGGCCATCACAACACTGGACCAGCGGGTGCTGTCCAAGATGAAGCGTCTCAATGCCCTAAAACACACCACCCAGAACTACCAGCACCGCCTGGACGAGTTGAGGATGGAGTACCAGAGAAGGAAACCAGAAGGCAGCAGTGGAGCACAGTCTGCTGATGCGCGTGCTcggaaaagagaggaagatgcCATG AAATTGCGGGCACTGGAGAACAATCTGGAGAAGACCCAGTTTAAATGCAAGGAAGCTGAAAACATCATGACAAACTATCTAAAACTCAAAAGTCACCTGCAG GAGGAGAGTCTGACTTTCCAGGGCCAGTTGGACAGTCTGGAAGCAGAAATCCTGAAGCACAGAGAGGAACATCACAACCTACAGGTCATGAACAGCGAAGCCCAGCTCTCTAAAGAAGCTGCTAAG GCTGAgttacagcagcaggaggaacTGCTCTACAAGGAGCGCAAAGACAGAGAGCGTATTATAGCAAGCTACAGGAAGAAGGTTGAGGAGCGTAAGGCCCAGGCTGAGAAAGTCGACAGAAGG GCTCAGAGATCAACCATGCAGCCGGATGAGCTGAGCAGTGAGGCCCAGCGCAGCACCACCAGAATGGCAGGTGAAGAGGAGAAAACCATCTCCACCTTTGAGGAGGCCTTCCAGCGAATCAAGGAGGCCACTGGAGTCACAAATATACAG GAGATAGTGGAGCGTTTTATCTCACAGAAGGAGACACACCAACATCTGGAGAGGCTGAAAGAAGAGAATGAAAAGATcatgctgcagctgaaggagcAGAAGGAGCTCTTATACCAACAGTTCCAGGACATGAAATACTCTGGGGAGGCTAAACTCTCCAG CGACCAGCAGATGCTGGAGGACTGTGAGCAGCAACTGCAGGCTGAACAACAGAGATGTGATGCAGCCAAAGAGCGCCTGGATTGGCTTGTTAAAACCCTCAGTACTGTCCGAGCCGGAGAGGAGCACCTTGCAGACAAACTTCAGCACATCACGCTG AGTGAGCACACAGTGGCTGAAGTGTCTCCAGACTCCGATGAGTTTGTGGTAGAGCTGATGACCCAGTGTGAGCTGAAGCTGCAGTTACTGCAAGAAGAGCTTCAGGGAAAAGATCACGCTGCGATTAtgaaggagatggaggaagaggag TTCTTTGTCCGGATTGAGGGGAAACTGCCAGCTTACAACACGCGTGTCAAGCTGCCTGAGGACCAAAGACTGGACCTCTTTGACAACG AGGACGAGAGTGAAGAGGACGAAGCTGACATCATCTCACGGGAGGCACTGAAGCGTCAGTCTCAGCTGATCATCGACTCCAAGTCCAAGAAAAAGCcctggaagaagaagaagggcaAGTTCTGA